A single window of Pseudomonas lutea DNA harbors:
- a CDS encoding cytochrome c: MKRVTLYRAASLIVVAGLIFCAAMMWRPSIDPLAQAPTMDDASVRRGARVAEQGDCAVCHTRPGGAYMAGGLPLVTPFGTLYTTNITPDRDTGIGNWPPEAFARAMRHGVSRDGHFLYPAFPYVHYSRMSDADISDVYAYLMSVDPVPARAPDNHMMFPMNFRPLVSFWNLLFLRDDRLADLPDRSPQWNRGRYLVEGAGHCSSCHTPLNFIGGEKNSEHLSGGQVDGWNAPALTGMARRNNPWSTEQLVTYLRAGVAGHHGAGAGPMLPVSLSLAQLPETDVQAIAEYILSLDGDTPTPAPDCAATRTAAIPAPSAATTGTETPGAASTSAAPAFAQGEALFAGACAGCHGGGAPMRTIDGRPGLSVVSAATASDPGNLIKTILEGIPMSARAPSHYMPPFADSLDDAHIAALAGYLRSQACAATPWPDLLETVHTLRHEGQSK; encoded by the coding sequence ATGAAGCGCGTGACGCTCTACCGGGCAGCATCTTTGATCGTCGTCGCCGGACTGATCTTCTGCGCAGCCATGATGTGGCGTCCTTCGATCGACCCGCTGGCTCAGGCGCCGACGATGGATGACGCGAGTGTTCGGCGTGGCGCGCGGGTGGCGGAGCAAGGCGACTGTGCGGTCTGTCACACCCGCCCCGGAGGCGCCTACATGGCGGGCGGGCTGCCGCTGGTGACGCCGTTCGGTACGCTTTACACAACCAACATAACCCCCGACCGCGACACGGGCATCGGCAACTGGCCGCCCGAGGCGTTTGCCCGCGCCATGCGCCACGGTGTTTCCCGTGACGGGCATTTTCTCTATCCGGCGTTTCCCTACGTGCACTACAGCCGGATGTCCGATGCCGACATCAGCGATGTGTACGCCTACCTCATGAGCGTCGACCCGGTGCCGGCCCGGGCGCCCGACAACCACATGATGTTCCCGATGAACTTCCGTCCGCTGGTGTCATTCTGGAACCTGTTGTTTCTGCGGGATGATCGTTTGGCTGATCTGCCGGATCGCTCGCCGCAATGGAATCGCGGACGCTATCTGGTCGAAGGGGCGGGGCATTGTTCGTCCTGCCACACGCCGCTCAATTTCATCGGTGGGGAGAAAAACAGCGAGCACCTGAGCGGCGGCCAAGTGGACGGCTGGAACGCCCCGGCCCTGACCGGCATGGCCCGGCGCAACAACCCCTGGAGCACCGAGCAACTGGTCACCTACCTGCGCGCCGGCGTGGCCGGGCATCACGGCGCGGGGGCCGGGCCCATGCTGCCGGTCAGCCTCAGCCTGGCGCAGTTGCCCGAAACCGATGTCCAGGCCATCGCCGAGTACATCCTCAGCCTGGACGGCGACACGCCAACCCCCGCTCCTGACTGCGCTGCGACACGCACTGCAGCTATCCCTGCGCCGAGCGCTGCAACAACCGGCACCGAGACACCCGGCGCTGCGAGCACCTCAGCCGCCCCGGCGTTTGCTCAGGGTGAGGCGCTTTTTGCCGGTGCTTGCGCGGGCTGCCATGGCGGCGGTGCGCCCATGCGCACGATCGACGGCCGCCCCGGCCTCAGCGTGGTGTCGGCGGCCACAGCCAGCGATCCGGGCAACCTGATCAAAACCATTCTGGAGGGCATCCCGATGTCAGCCCGGGCACCCAGCCATTACATGCCGCCATTCGCTGACAGCCTCGACGATGCCCACATCGCCGCACTGGCTGGCTATTTGCGCAGCCAGGCCTGCGCCGCCACGCCTTGGCCCGATCTGCTTGAAACAGTCCACACGCTTCGCCATGAGGGCCAGTCGAAATGA
- a CDS encoding MBL fold metallo-hydrolase: MRSPHLSLTRSVALGLVLCAGAALAQAPAQQKTQVPGYYRLAVGDYEVTALFDGYNDLAPSLLKGMKPDAIRALLARRDIDTPGVQTAFNAFLVNTGEHLILVDTGAGQCIGETAGMLTQNIRAAGYQPDQIDTVLLTHLHLDHVCGLVDADKQPVFANATVYAAKPEANYWLDPTAISRVPEQARAYFKIAQDSTAPYIAAGRFKTFAPGDSPVPEVTTALEAGHTPGSTTYRFSSKGQTILFIGDLIHSLAVQFDHPAVSIAFDENSQKAIASRDQVFTQTASQKIWVAAAHLPFPGTGHIVAIDKHFQWVPAEYGPYQRAAHVPLLK; the protein is encoded by the coding sequence ATGCGCTCACCTCATCTTTCACTCACACGCTCGGTGGCCCTCGGGCTGGTCCTGTGCGCGGGTGCCGCGCTGGCGCAGGCACCCGCGCAACAGAAAACCCAAGTGCCTGGGTACTACCGCCTGGCCGTCGGCGACTACGAGGTCACGGCGCTGTTCGACGGTTACAACGACCTCGCGCCAAGCTTGCTCAAAGGCATGAAGCCAGACGCCATCCGCGCATTGCTCGCCCGCCGCGACATTGATACCCCCGGCGTGCAGACGGCTTTCAACGCGTTTCTGGTCAACACGGGCGAGCACCTGATTCTGGTGGACACTGGCGCCGGACAATGCATCGGCGAAACGGCGGGCATGCTTACGCAGAACATCAGGGCGGCGGGGTACCAGCCGGATCAGATCGACACCGTTTTGCTCACCCACCTGCACCTGGATCATGTTTGCGGCCTGGTGGACGCCGACAAGCAACCGGTATTCGCCAATGCCACGGTCTATGCCGCGAAGCCCGAAGCCAATTATTGGCTTGACCCCACTGCCATCAGCCGTGTGCCGGAGCAGGCCCGGGCGTATTTCAAGATTGCCCAGGACTCAACCGCGCCCTACATCGCGGCCGGCCGCTTCAAGACCTTCGCCCCGGGCGACTCGCCGGTCCCGGAGGTCACCACCGCACTGGAGGCAGGCCATACGCCGGGCAGTACCACCTACCGCTTCAGCTCCAAAGGGCAAACCATCCTGTTCATCGGCGACCTGATCCACAGCCTTGCGGTGCAGTTTGATCACCCTGCCGTCAGCATTGCCTTCGACGAGAACAGCCAGAAGGCCATTGCCAGCCGTGATCAGGTATTCACCCAGACGGCCAGCCAGAAAATCTGGGTCGCCGCCGCGCATTTGCCTTTCCCGGGCACCGGCCACATCGTCGCCATCGACAAGCACTTCCAGTGGGTGCCTGCCGAATACGGTCCTTACCAGCGCGCCGCCCACGTGCCGTTGTTGAAGTAA